ATTCGATTTTTTCAgtcaacaatttcttgCAGGCAATGTaagcttcatcaataaacCTTTTGACTTCAGTATCGATTAATCGGGCAGTTTTCTCCGAATAATTGTTGTGAACTCTGTATCCTTCAGCATCTTCTCCATTATCATAATATATGCTACCAATTTTGTCTGACATacccaacttcaagatcattgatTGTGCCATTTGAGTGACTTTCTTGAAATCGTCGGAGGCTCCCGTAGTTACAGTGTCAAAGTGCAACTCTTCTGAGACTCTTCCACCTAATGTCATAATCATTCTGTGGTAGTACTGTTCTTTAGACAACAAGTATTGATCCTTTGGTAAATATTGGGCATATCCTAAAGCTCCTTGGCCTCTGGGGATGATCGAAACCTTTACCAATGGATCTGCAAATTCCAAAaaccatccacaaatagCATGACCTGCCTCATGGTAAGCGACggttttcttttcatccaaaGACAAAACTCTAGATTTCTTTTCCAATCCGGCTATGACTCTTTCAATTGCCTGTTCAAAATGAGGAACGTCAACTGAAGTGGCATCTTCTCTAGCAGCAATCAAAGCACCTTCGTTACAACAGTTGGCGATATCAGCACCGGAAAATCCGGGTGTCAACGCACCTAATCTTCCAGCTAAATTTTCAATAGCCTCAGATTTTAACTGTTggtacttgttgaaatcaacatcttGTTTGGTAGCCTTGATATCCTCATCACATTTCAAAGTTAATTTAGACAAATGCACTTTGAAaatctcttttcttccttcgATGTCGGGAATATCAATAGAGATGTGTCTGTCAAATCTTCCGGGTCTTAATAATGCCTTATCTAATATGTCAACTCTGTTAGTACCTGCTAAAACAACAACATGGTCAGAGGATTCAAATCCATCCATTTCGACCAATAATTGATTCAATGTGTTCTCTTTTTCGTCATTTCCCATTCTGCCATTTCCTCTCTCTCTTCCAATGgcatcaatttcatcaacaaaaataaTCGATGGAGCCATTTCTCTTGCGGTTTTAAATAAGTCACGAACTCTGGAGGcaccaataccaacaaaCATTTCAACGAACTCCGAACCGGAAACAGATAAGAAGGGGACGTTTGCTTCACCGGCCGTTGCTTTGGCTAATAAAGTTTTACCTGTACCGGGGGGACCAGATAAAATTGCACCTCTAGGGATCTTAGCCCCCAACTTTTCGTACTTAGTTGGGTTTTGTAAGAACTTGACAAATTCcatgatttcttcctttgATTCTTCACAACCAGCAACATCTTTAAATCTAATTTTAACGTCATTCTCTTGATTGAACAATTTTGCTTTTGATTTACCTATTTTAAAGATATTGTTTGGTCCGCCACCACCAGGAGAATTTGGTCTCCTAGAGGTTAAGTAATAAATACCACCAATTAATAGAAGTGTTGGTAAGATAGGCAAAACATAATTCATCCAATCATCCTTTTCGCTAAATGAAATCGGGATTCTTTCGTTGATAGGAATTCCCAAGTTATTCTGAATTTCATTGATCTCCTTCTCGAAGAAATCCACGGATCCAATGGCGAAATATATCGCAGGTTTGCCATTATAAGCTTGATAGGTTTGGTCCAGTACAGCACCTTGAATTAAATCGGCTTTTACCAAATATCTGTTGACTACAGTTATTTTGGTCACCAAACCTTTCATGAAGTATTTGGTTTTGAAGTCTTGGAAGGATAACTCATTTTCATGGTCGGGTGAAGAGTTGGAGGCGAGCATGGCAATAAGTATTCCTCCAAGTAATAACCCCCCGAGGACTTTATTGATGGTGCCACGATCAATGTTATAGAAATTCaaattattcaagtccaagtttgggttcttctccttcaaacGCTTCTTAAGCTCTTCTCGAaactctttctcttcttcctctttcGTTTTCTCCTTTTGCTTCTCGTGATCCTGCTTATCGTGATCTTTTTGGTTGTCTTCCTTGTGGTCTTTATTATCtcgattttgttggttcaACATCCATCTTGAATGCAGAAATTTCACCACAGGACTGGATATAAAAGTCCGCTGGGGAAACAACCTCGGACCCATGTTAAAAGTCCTTGAAGGACCCTTAACATAGCGCAAggataacttgaacattGAGTAAATTATATTTTTGCCGTTAGCGATAGTTTTCGAAAAAAAAATGTTACTGCGGAACATTCAAAGGTGAGTCGTGTGGTCGATCGATATTGAATTTGTCGTTATCATTATATTATATGTAAGTTGTATATGGATAATGTCACAAAGTTTAACGTGTATCAAAAACAAATTGATCCCATGTCTTTTCACAAATCTCTAAGAACTTCTTCTTATCTTTAGCAAAGTCATTAACTTCAACAGAGGGTATGttgttatcatcatcattattattattatcattatcactGTTATTAGTTGTAGAAGCATTTGTGGCTTCAGAAGACTCGAGCTTACCCAGTTCCTTGGATTTGTCAGACTTTTCTTTATCTGGCTTGTTCCCGGTATCGTGGAATATTCTAAAATTGAATACTTTTTCGTTCATAAAGTTAATAGAACcaaaaatatcatcttTACTGCCGAAAAGTGCATTGTGCTCAGAATACTTTTCCTCCATTTCTCTCAATTCGTCTTCTGAAACCGGGGATCGGTCGTCCTCGATGAATCTTTTCATGTTCAGAGTGTAATCGAAGAATTCCTTTTGAGCCGATAATGGTTGGGATTTGAGTGGGGCATCTTTAATGAGATCTCCATGATACACATCAATGACTTTTGATGGTCCTTTTTTTGGCACCAGTTGCATTGAGGGATGATTGCATTTACTGAGAGTTTGTTGTGAGCCAGAAGATGGCCCCAAAGCTTGTTGTGACTGAGCTAGGGCCTGTGCTCGGGCTTGGGCTTGGGCTTGGGCTTGAGCCTGGGCTTGGGCTTGAGCCTGGGCTTGGGCTTCAGCCTGGGcttgtacttgaacttgagcCTGGGCTTGTACTTGAGCTTGAGCTTGAGCTTGTATTGGCCCGCTCAGAAAGTGCTGTGATTGAAGAGGAGGGAGAAATGGATAAACTCTGGTGTAGGTGTTTGCAGATGGCTGTGGTGTATACTGCTGATAATAATATCTTGACCTTGGGAAGAAAGGAGACGTTGTTGTATAAGGATGCTGAGGTATCACCCTCACTCTCTTTTTCAGGTTatatggtgatgatttATGGGGGGTCAAGTAGGTTGGAAACTTGACGTTAGAAATAGGAGTGGTCTGGAATTTCTTGGATGGATTGACTTTGAACTTGCTTATCAAAGGAGCTGATTGAATCATCGGCTTGGGATTAATGGAAATATCCATACTCAACGGAGCTGGAACATGACTTCTCTTCAATCCTCTTCCAGATACTGGAGCGGAAAGCTTGTCGTCGAGGGATGGGGAGGTACTTGTCGTAGTCTTGACTACTTTAATATCAGCTTCAAAGGAAGAGCCTTTTCCGGAGTTAGATTCCTCCTTATTCGTTGtgttttcatcatcaccattatACGTTTGTGTACtattttcttcattttgaCCTGGTGAtacatcatcatcatcagtaCCCGAATTTCGGGCTGCTATCAAGTgcttttgttggagttgaatttgttgtGAGAGTTTCATGGTGCTTCTCATTTCGTCACTCAACTGGGACAATCCAGGGCTAACGATTCGTAAGGCCAAGTCAGAGTTTTTATCTTTAGTATAATTTACTTTCACATGAGTAATCTTTCCGCCTGACGACTCAGTAGTTTGTTTGGGAGCAGGGTCTTGAGTGGAATCCAGTGACGTGGTATTGTAAGAACCGGAGGAATTATCATCGGGGTTAATAGCCGACCTTGATATGTTCATGTCTGATaagttcaaagaagttggtcTATGACGTTCACTGGTCACTTTTATCGAAACAGTATCTACTTCACCGGGGGACATTGTAGAAGAAGGACCAgcaagttgaaaaaataAAATTGGTTATAGGATTCAATCAATAAGAAAATAATAGGTAGTGAATATTTCACGTTTCAAACAATGGACAAGGTGGAATGTGTGATAAAGAATGAGGTTGGATAATAAACCAAAATTGTATATGGGACACAGCGATGCAATGAACAACAATAACTTCTGGCGACGTGTGTGTTGTTAGTGCCAGCAAAAAAATATCGCTTAGTTAGATATAGTGTGAATGTATTCCCCTTTCTCGATGGTTTGTCTTAAAAGATACGTCTAGTTTATGCGTACGCTGGCTTCAAAAGAATGTGAATAAAGGCTTGAACCTGAATCAGAAGCTTAGTTTTCACGTAAAGTGTAGCTTTTGACAAGGACTTTTGTTAGATAAATTCAATAACAAAGCCTTTAAAATTATAAATTATTCGAGCTTTGGCTGCCCTATTATGTATTATACCAGGAAATTTTCGCTGTGGGAAAAAATGTACGTGGGCGGTCGAATTATAAGATGATACAATGGAAGATCTTTTAGTCTTGCAGGTTGTGATGTGGTAATGTTAAACGCGATAGGGCACAAGCGGATTTCTAGAAATGTTACCAGGGTAAAAATGATGAGAGGCGTGTAGCGGCGTAAGTGGAAGATCGTTTTTCAGTATCTTGTACAAATCTGATGAGAGCAAGAAGGGTAAGCATGATGTTTGGTAGGTATTATTTCCACAAGACAGTGGGTGTGGATATTATGTAGAATTCCGGCCATGAAAGAAAATTTCATTTGGCAAGGAGTGTGTTACAAAGGTCAATTTGGTGCAcattttttggtggaacATTGTAGTGCATCGAGTCCTACATAGATGTAAATAAGGTATATCGCGCACTATAGAAATGTTTCAGTGTTTTCCTGTAGAGACGAGACGATATAAAAAGTGTCTAATTTACGTTAAGAGTTTTATTTGCAACTAAATAACAGAAGAAAGCCAAATTGTATACAAAAGAGTTCTCGATCATCCACTAAAGTTCTCCCAACCCTTCATTCTAGGTAAGTTCTTCACGGTGTGGAACTTTTTTGTGCAAGAATAATCCTTCCAGGTAAAATCATCTTTAGGATCACAAGCACATCTCTTCGCTTTTCTAATTTCGGGGTCAACTGGACAATTGTTGAATGGAACATGGAAGTATCCAACGTCGTCAAAGAAGTGGATCTCGTCTTTGTTTAAGAACAATGCTGCAGCAATCGAGTGCACGGGAGCATCCCCCCATCTTTCGTAAAAGAACCCACCAGCTTTATCCAAATGGTCGAAATATGCTCTATAAGCATCGGATCTCCAGAAGTTCAAATCGGCAACCTCAAAGTTAGACCAGAAATGGCATCCGTTATAAGTTTCACCTCCATCGGAAGATAACCATTCCAACATATTGTCCTTGGCTAAGTATTGTtggttgttcttgatgaattcCTTGGTAGTATCCCATAATGTTGGAATTGTTTCCTTATATTCAGGCAAAGTGATAGTGAAAGAATATCTTTTCTTATTATCcttcatgaacttgaaaatatcGTAATCAACGTCACAGAAGATATTGATATCTGGTTCAACTCTCCAATAGTATTCATATTCATCTAACAATGGATGTCTCCAGAAGAAACCGGATTCGTATCTACACATGTGTCTGTAAGGAACAGACCCACCATAgatcaccttcttctcgaCCATCTTTTCTCTACCCTCAGCAGCCTTAGCTTGGTCAATCCAATCGGGGTAAGACCATTGTTCTTTGGGGATAAGACCGTATTTGGTTGTACCACTAACAATAGAGCTGGTAGTTTCCTTAAACTCATCGGtgaattcttcatcgttcaaaaacacccaGTCGTAGTGGAATTTACCATTGAATCTATCTTCCACTTGTCTAATAGATTTCAACAAACCGTATAAATCTGAGTTTCTGGCCAAAGAAACAAAGGTCGCCTTAATTTTTTCACCGGGAACTGGGACTAATTTTTCAGCTCCGACTG
The window above is part of the Yamadazyma tenuis chromosome 4, complete sequence genome. Proteins encoded here:
- the AFG3 gene encoding AAA ATPase afg3 (EggNog:ENOG503NV7Y; COG:U; MEROPS:MER0002600); its protein translation is MLNQQNRDNKDHKEDNQKDHDKQDHEKQKEKTKEEEEKEFREELKKRLKEKNPNLDLNNLNFYNIDRGTINKVLGGLLLGGILIAMLASNSSPDHENELSFQDFKTKYFMKGLVTKITVVNRYLVKADLIQGAVSDQTYQAYNGKPAIYFAIGSVDFFEKEINEIQNNLGIPINERIPISFSEKDDWMNYVLPILPTLLLIGGIYYLTSRRPNSPGGGGPNNIFKIGKSKAKLFNQENDVKIRFKDVAGCEESKEEIMEFVKFLQNPTKYEKLGAKIPRGAILSGPPGTGKTLLAKATAGEANVPFLSVSGSEFVEMFVGIGASRVRDLFKTAREMAPSIIFVDEIDAIGRERGNGRMGNDEKENTLNQLLVEMDGFESSDHVVVLAGTNRVDILDKALLRPGRFDRHISIDIPDIEGRKEIFKVHLSKLTLKCDEDIKATKQDVDFNKYQQLKSEAIENLAGRLGALTPGFSGADIANCCNEGALIAAREDATSVDVPHFEQAIERVIAGLEKKSRVLSLDEKKTVAYHEAGHAICGWFLEFADPLVKVSIIPRGQGALGYAQYLPKDQYLLSKEQYYHRMIMTLGGRVSEELHFDTVTTGASDDFKKVTQMAQSMILKLGMSDKIGSIYYDNGEDAEGYRVHNNYSEKTARLIDTEVKRFIDEAYIACKKLLTEKIELVDSVAEELYKKEVLTREDMIRLVGPRPFRERNDAFDKYIKGTDAFKPRKKIEDQGSAAPTS
- the KTR1 gene encoding alpha-1,2-mannosyltransferase ktr1 (CAZy:GT15; EggNog:ENOG503NUKP; COG:G), translating into MSSSRSNARIIRFAVFALLLIVCGYILSTGSSYSTPTAKPASDAPKSDAASKDTKEVSPGSSPVKAVQQTVGAEKLVPVPGEKIKATFVSLARNSDLYGLLKSIRQVEDRFNGKFHYDWVFLNDEEFTDEFKETTSSIVSGTTKYGLIPKEQWSYPDWIDQAKAAEGREKMVEKKVIYGGSVPYRHMCRYESGFFWRHPLLDEYEYYWRVEPDINIFCDVDYDIFKFMKDNKKRYSFTITLPEYKETIPTLWDTTKEFIKNNQQYLAKDNMLEWLSSDGGETYNGCHFWSNFEVADLNFWRSDAYRAYFDHLDKAGGFFYERWGDAPVHSIAAALFLNKDEIHFFDDVGYFHVPFNNCPVDPEIRKAKRCACDPKDDFTWKDYSCTKKFHTVKNLPRMKGWENFSG